A DNA window from Tenuifilaceae bacterium CYCD contains the following coding sequences:
- a CDS encoding protein SanA, producing the protein MTLWANVRITRKTKEFITENINELKPEKVGLLLGTSKFLKSGKPNEFFFNRIDAAVRLYNENKIKYIIISGDNSHKSYNEPRDMKNELIKRGIPDTCIHLDYAGFRTLDSVVRAKEIFGQSSFIVISQKFHNERAVFIARKKGIKAYGYNAKDVSAYKGFKTKVRELIARDKAMLDLLFRVKPKFYGEKITIK; encoded by the coding sequence ATGACATTGTGGGCTAACGTTCGGATAACTAGAAAAACGAAAGAGTTCATAACAGAAAACATCAATGAATTGAAACCTGAAAAGGTTGGACTGCTTCTTGGGACAAGCAAATTCTTGAAAAGTGGAAAACCGAATGAATTTTTCTTCAATCGAATAGATGCAGCAGTTAGACTTTACAACGAAAACAAAATTAAATATATCATAATCAGCGGGGATAACAGCCACAAAAGCTATAACGAACCTCGCGATATGAAAAACGAATTGATTAAACGCGGAATCCCAGACACTTGCATTCACCTTGATTATGCTGGATTTAGAACTTTAGACTCTGTTGTGAGAGCAAAAGAAATATTTGGACAATCATCATTCATCGTCATTTCGCAAAAATTTCATAACGAAAGAGCCGTTTTCATTGCTAGAAAGAAAGGGATTAAGGCTTACGGATACAATGCTAAAGATGTTAGCGCTTACAAGGGTTTCAAAACGAAAGTCAGAGAATTGATTGCAAGAGATAAGGCTATGCTAGACTTACTATTTCGTGTGAAACCGAAATTCTATGGAGAGAAAATAACGATAAAATAA